A stretch of the Aphis gossypii isolate Hap1 chromosome 2, ASM2018417v2, whole genome shotgun sequence genome encodes the following:
- the LOC114120469 gene encoding AP-3 complex subunit mu-1: MIHSLFIINSACDVFIEKHWKSIISRSVCDYFFDQHRKAINPEDIPPVIATPHHYLISIYRCGLYFVAVCMTEVPPLFVIEFLHRVVDTFEDYFSECSENVVKDNYVVVYELLDEMLDNGFPLATESNILKELIKPPNILRTIANSVTGKSNVSATLPSGQLSNVPWRRSGVKYTNNEAYFDVIEEVDAIIDKGGSTVFAEIQGYIDCSIKLTGMPDLSLSFMNPRLFDDVSFHPCVRFKRWESERILSFIPPDGNFRLMSYHIGSQGIVAIPIYIRHMLALKETTTGSGRLDITVGPKQTLGRTIENVVIEVPLPKSVLNCTLIPNQGKHSFDPVTKVLTWEVGRIETTKLPNIKGTISLPVSTVVTDSNPVINVKFTINQLALSGLKVNRLDMYGEKYKPFKGVKYITKAGKFQVRM, encoded by the exons ATGattcatagtttatttattataaattccgCTTG cgatgtttttatagaaaaacacTGGAAGAGTATTATTTCACGATCAGTTTGTGATTACTTTTTTGATCAGCATCGAAAAGCTATCAATCCAGAAGACATTCCCCCAGTTATAGCTACACCACATCATTATTTGATTAGTATTTATCGATGTGGTCTGTATTTTGTAGCTGTTTGTATGACAGAAG TTCCACCATTATTTGTAATAGAATTCTTACATAGAGTAGTTGATACATTTGAAGATTACTTTTCAGAATGTTCTGAAAATGTTGTTAAAGATAATTATGTTGTTGTTTATGAA ctTTTGGATGAAATGTTGGACAATGGCTTTCCATTAGCTACCGAATCAAATATTCTAAAAGAGCTTATTAAACCTCCTAATATTCTTCGAACAATTGCCAATTCTGTCACGGGAAAATCGAA TGTAAGTGCAACATTACCCAGTGGTCAATTGTCCAATGTTCCATGGAGGAGATCAGGTgtaaaatataccaataatgAAGCTTACTTTGATGTAATAGAAGAAGTAGATGCTATTATTGATAAAGGCGGATCCACTGTATTTGCTGAAATTCAAGGATAT attgatTGCAGCATAAAACTTACTGGGATGCCTGATCTCTCATTATCATTCATGAACCCTCGTCTTTTTGATGACGTGAGTTTCCATCCTTGTGTTAGGTTCAAAAGATGGGAG tctgaaagaattttatcatttatacctCCGGATGGTAATTTCCGGTTAATGTCATATCATATTGGGTCACAAGGAATAGTTGCTATTCCAATTTATATACGACATATGCTTGCATTAAAGGAAACAACTACTGGTAGTGGTCGCCTCGATATAACTGTTGGGCCAAAACAAACACTTGGGAGAACA ATCGAAAATGTCGTTATAGAGGTACCACTGCCTAAAAGTGTGTTAAACTGTACACTTATTCCTAACCAGGGTAAACATTCATTTGATCCTGTTACTAAAGTTTTGACTTGGGAAGTTGGGCGAATAGAAACTACTAAACTTCCAAATATTAAAGGAACT attagtCTGCCTGTAAGCACAGTTGTTACGGATTCAAACCCTGttattaat gtGAAATTTACTATCAATCAATTAGCATTATCTGGATTAAAGGTTAATCGTCTTGATATGTatggtgaaaaatataaaccatttaaaggtgttaaatacattacaaaagctggaaaatttcaagtgaggatgtaa
- the LOC114120487 gene encoding Bardet-Biedl syndrome 2 protein homolog isoform X1: protein MAIPLFSLQLRHSIIPHLVTMGKYDGSHHCLTAATSENKILIHSPHRPEKDISYLNINQKITALLAGKAIPNDEKDILVVGTVGSILAYNVDLNSDLFFKEIPDGVTAIAIGKLNFMKDPAIIIGGNCSIQAFDCKGNEILWTVTGDNVRSIIVMDIDLDGSNELLVGSDDYEIREFKDDIIVNEISETSSICSLISFSIGRFAYALDNGTVGVYDKFRRVWRVKSKSSVNFLEKYDLDGDGKEELITGWSNGKIDARNSITGEVIFRDVLSNSIAGVVVGDYIRAGKCQLIVVSITGEVRGYDNTSLKVESGVQTNVIHDLLQKRQILMSELNNYTKASNEGQGIPGDTRLITEISVSEKTIEPCVLLTLSTNNSMILKAVTIFAEGIFEDETHVVHPDRECTSSELKIALLPPKDILLDIHIRAFVGSCVDNDQFHVFELTRQLPKFSMYLLVSFPEIEDIPESFVKFRLVERVQRLDLWLSQNFIVPQKTPVKTNGQDFWKVAISSLRDSSLTCVTFEKEVMSIYSVNLSLTADIVQTLASYLNLDQIDSIAEFPKVLDDLWESIQSVKTLQQNAVKLNASIADSSTLLKNLIVQAEDFRLLDDTSNMEKCLNDIFHIDKQMIQNHQVTCENHDQLLVTLKKINNIIQNASRLRVNNNRTDTITSYRQAVASENMTVLKKLIETGNK from the exons atggctATTCCTTTATTTTCACTACAGTTAAGACATAGTATAATACCACATTTAGTTACAATGGGAAAATATGACGGATCACATCATTGTTTGACAGCAGCAACATCCGAAAATAAG attttaatacatagtCCACATAGACCAGAAAAAGATATATCTTATTTGAAtatcaatcaaaaaattacaGCCTTATTGGCAGGAAAAGCAATACCAAACGATGAAAAAGATATACTTGTAGTAGGAACAGTTGGCAGTATTTTGGCCTATAATGTAGACCTTAACAGTGATTTGTTCTTTAAAGAG ATACCTGATGGTGTTACAGCAATTGCTATTggtaaacttaattttatgaaagatCCAGCAATTATTATTGGTGGTAATTGTTCGATTCAAGCATTTGATTGCAAAGGTAATGAAATATTGTGGACGGTAACTGGTGACAATGTCAgatctattattgttatggatATAGACTTGGATGGATCTAACGAg TTACTTGTAGGTTCTGACGATTATGAAATTAGAGAATTTAAAGatgatataattgtaaatgaaatatcTGAAACTTCATCCATTTGttcattaattagtttttcgaTTGGAAGATTTGCATATGCATTAGATAATGGAACTGTTGGTGTATACGATAAATTTCGGCGTGTTTGGAGAgttaag tcaaaAAGTTCAGTGAATTTCCtcgaaaaatatgatttagatGGAGATGGAAAAGAAGAATTAATAACTGGATGGTCCAATGGAAAAATAGATGCACGCAACTCTATAACTGGAGAAGTAATTTTCAGAGACGTGTTATCTAATAGCATTGCTGGTGTAGTTGTTGGAGATTATATAAGAGCCGGGAAATGCCAATTGATAGTAGTTTCGATTACTGGCGAAG TTCGAGGATACGATAATACAAGTTTAAAGGTAGAGTCCGGTGTTCAAACAAATGTTATTCATGATCTTTTGCAAAAAAGACAAATACTCATGTcagaattaaataactatactaaAGCATCTAATGAAGGTCAGGGAATTCCA GGAGACACTCGGCTCATTACTGAAATATCGGTTTCAGAAAAAACTATC GAACCGTGCGTATTACTTACGTTGTCAACTAACaattcaatgattttaaaagCAGTCACAATATTTGCCGAAGGTATTTTTGAAGATGAAACCCATGTCGTACATCCTGATAGAGAATGTACTTCATCTGAATTGAAAATTGCTTTATTACCTCCGAAAGATATACTCCTGGACATTCATATTCGA gcTTTTGTTGGATCATGCGTGGATAATGATCAATTTCACGTTTTTGAACTTACCCGACAATTACCAaaattttcaatgtatttattagtttctTTTCCAGAAATTGAAGATATTCCCGAAAGTTTTGTCAAATTTCGTTTAGTTGAAAGAGTTCAAAga ctGGATTTATGGCtaagtcaaaattttattgTGCCTCAAAAAACTCCTGTTAAAACCAATGGTCAAGACTTTTGGAAAGTAGCAATAAGTTCGTTAAGAGATTCTTCTCTTACATGTGTGACATTTGAAAAAGAAGTGATGTCGATATACTCAGTGAATTTAAGCCTTACAGCCGATATTGTACAAACTCTAGCATCATATCTTAACCTCGATCAAATTGAT tctaTAGCAGAATTTCCCAAAGTTCTCGATGATTTATGGGAAAGTATACAAAGTGTTAAGACTCTCCAGCAAAATgcagttaaattaaatgcttCAATAGCCGATAGTTCAACTTTGTTGAAAAATCTTATTGTTCAAGCAGAAGACTTTCGACTTTTAGATGACAC GTCTAATATGGAAAAATGTCTGAACGATATATTTCATATCGATAAACAAATGATTCAAAATCATCAAGTTACATGTGAAAATCATGATCAATTATTAGTtacactgaaaaaaataaataatattatacagaatgcTTCTCGACTTAGAG taaacaatAACAGAACAGATACAATAACTTCTTATCGACAAGCTGTGGCTTCAGAAAATAtgacagttttaaaaaaattaatagaaactggaaataaataa
- the LOC114120487 gene encoding Bardet-Biedl syndrome 2 protein homolog isoform X2, which translates to MAIPLFSLQLRHSIIPHLVTMGKYDGSHHCLTAATSENKILIHSPHRPEKDISYLNINQKITALLAGKAIPNDEKDILVVGTVGSILAYNVDLNSDLFFKEIPDGVTAIAIGKLNFMKDPAIIIGGNCSIQAFDCKGNEILWTVTGDNVRSIIVMDIDLDGSNELLVGSDDYEIREFKDDIIVNEISETSSICSLISFSIGRFAYALDNGTVGVYDKFRRVWRVKSKSSVNFLEKYDLDGDGKEELITGWSNGKIDARNSITGEVIFRDVLSNSIAGVVVGDYIRAGKCQLIVVSITGEVRGYDNTSLKVESGVQTNVIHDLLQKRQILMSELNNYTKASNEGQGIPEPCVLLTLSTNNSMILKAVTIFAEGIFEDETHVVHPDRECTSSELKIALLPPKDILLDIHIRAFVGSCVDNDQFHVFELTRQLPKFSMYLLVSFPEIEDIPESFVKFRLVERVQRLDLWLSQNFIVPQKTPVKTNGQDFWKVAISSLRDSSLTCVTFEKEVMSIYSVNLSLTADIVQTLASYLNLDQIDSIAEFPKVLDDLWESIQSVKTLQQNAVKLNASIADSSTLLKNLIVQAEDFRLLDDTSNMEKCLNDIFHIDKQMIQNHQVTCENHDQLLVTLKKINNIIQNASRLRVNNNRTDTITSYRQAVASENMTVLKKLIETGNK; encoded by the exons atggctATTCCTTTATTTTCACTACAGTTAAGACATAGTATAATACCACATTTAGTTACAATGGGAAAATATGACGGATCACATCATTGTTTGACAGCAGCAACATCCGAAAATAAG attttaatacatagtCCACATAGACCAGAAAAAGATATATCTTATTTGAAtatcaatcaaaaaattacaGCCTTATTGGCAGGAAAAGCAATACCAAACGATGAAAAAGATATACTTGTAGTAGGAACAGTTGGCAGTATTTTGGCCTATAATGTAGACCTTAACAGTGATTTGTTCTTTAAAGAG ATACCTGATGGTGTTACAGCAATTGCTATTggtaaacttaattttatgaaagatCCAGCAATTATTATTGGTGGTAATTGTTCGATTCAAGCATTTGATTGCAAAGGTAATGAAATATTGTGGACGGTAACTGGTGACAATGTCAgatctattattgttatggatATAGACTTGGATGGATCTAACGAg TTACTTGTAGGTTCTGACGATTATGAAATTAGAGAATTTAAAGatgatataattgtaaatgaaatatcTGAAACTTCATCCATTTGttcattaattagtttttcgaTTGGAAGATTTGCATATGCATTAGATAATGGAACTGTTGGTGTATACGATAAATTTCGGCGTGTTTGGAGAgttaag tcaaaAAGTTCAGTGAATTTCCtcgaaaaatatgatttagatGGAGATGGAAAAGAAGAATTAATAACTGGATGGTCCAATGGAAAAATAGATGCACGCAACTCTATAACTGGAGAAGTAATTTTCAGAGACGTGTTATCTAATAGCATTGCTGGTGTAGTTGTTGGAGATTATATAAGAGCCGGGAAATGCCAATTGATAGTAGTTTCGATTACTGGCGAAG TTCGAGGATACGATAATACAAGTTTAAAGGTAGAGTCCGGTGTTCAAACAAATGTTATTCATGATCTTTTGCAAAAAAGACAAATACTCATGTcagaattaaataactatactaaAGCATCTAATGAAGGTCAGGGAATTCCA GAACCGTGCGTATTACTTACGTTGTCAACTAACaattcaatgattttaaaagCAGTCACAATATTTGCCGAAGGTATTTTTGAAGATGAAACCCATGTCGTACATCCTGATAGAGAATGTACTTCATCTGAATTGAAAATTGCTTTATTACCTCCGAAAGATATACTCCTGGACATTCATATTCGA gcTTTTGTTGGATCATGCGTGGATAATGATCAATTTCACGTTTTTGAACTTACCCGACAATTACCAaaattttcaatgtatttattagtttctTTTCCAGAAATTGAAGATATTCCCGAAAGTTTTGTCAAATTTCGTTTAGTTGAAAGAGTTCAAAga ctGGATTTATGGCtaagtcaaaattttattgTGCCTCAAAAAACTCCTGTTAAAACCAATGGTCAAGACTTTTGGAAAGTAGCAATAAGTTCGTTAAGAGATTCTTCTCTTACATGTGTGACATTTGAAAAAGAAGTGATGTCGATATACTCAGTGAATTTAAGCCTTACAGCCGATATTGTACAAACTCTAGCATCATATCTTAACCTCGATCAAATTGAT tctaTAGCAGAATTTCCCAAAGTTCTCGATGATTTATGGGAAAGTATACAAAGTGTTAAGACTCTCCAGCAAAATgcagttaaattaaatgcttCAATAGCCGATAGTTCAACTTTGTTGAAAAATCTTATTGTTCAAGCAGAAGACTTTCGACTTTTAGATGACAC GTCTAATATGGAAAAATGTCTGAACGATATATTTCATATCGATAAACAAATGATTCAAAATCATCAAGTTACATGTGAAAATCATGATCAATTATTAGTtacactgaaaaaaataaataatattatacagaatgcTTCTCGACTTAGAG taaacaatAACAGAACAGATACAATAACTTCTTATCGACAAGCTGTGGCTTCAGAAAATAtgacagttttaaaaaaattaatagaaactggaaataaataa
- the LOC114120487 gene encoding Bardet-Biedl syndrome 2 protein homolog isoform X3, producing the protein MGKYDGSHHCLTAATSENKILIHSPHRPEKDISYLNINQKITALLAGKAIPNDEKDILVVGTVGSILAYNVDLNSDLFFKEIPDGVTAIAIGKLNFMKDPAIIIGGNCSIQAFDCKGNEILWTVTGDNVRSIIVMDIDLDGSNELLVGSDDYEIREFKDDIIVNEISETSSICSLISFSIGRFAYALDNGTVGVYDKFRRVWRVKSKSSVNFLEKYDLDGDGKEELITGWSNGKIDARNSITGEVIFRDVLSNSIAGVVVGDYIRAGKCQLIVVSITGEVRGYDNTSLKVESGVQTNVIHDLLQKRQILMSELNNYTKASNEGQGIPGDTRLITEISVSEKTIEPCVLLTLSTNNSMILKAVTIFAEGIFEDETHVVHPDRECTSSELKIALLPPKDILLDIHIRAFVGSCVDNDQFHVFELTRQLPKFSMYLLVSFPEIEDIPESFVKFRLVERVQRLDLWLSQNFIVPQKTPVKTNGQDFWKVAISSLRDSSLTCVTFEKEVMSIYSVNLSLTADIVQTLASYLNLDQIDSIAEFPKVLDDLWESIQSVKTLQQNAVKLNASIADSSTLLKNLIVQAEDFRLLDDTSNMEKCLNDIFHIDKQMIQNHQVTCENHDQLLVTLKKINNIIQNASRLRVNNNRTDTITSYRQAVASENMTVLKKLIETGNK; encoded by the exons ATGGGAAAATATGACGGATCACATCATTGTTTGACAGCAGCAACATCCGAAAATAAG attttaatacatagtCCACATAGACCAGAAAAAGATATATCTTATTTGAAtatcaatcaaaaaattacaGCCTTATTGGCAGGAAAAGCAATACCAAACGATGAAAAAGATATACTTGTAGTAGGAACAGTTGGCAGTATTTTGGCCTATAATGTAGACCTTAACAGTGATTTGTTCTTTAAAGAG ATACCTGATGGTGTTACAGCAATTGCTATTggtaaacttaattttatgaaagatCCAGCAATTATTATTGGTGGTAATTGTTCGATTCAAGCATTTGATTGCAAAGGTAATGAAATATTGTGGACGGTAACTGGTGACAATGTCAgatctattattgttatggatATAGACTTGGATGGATCTAACGAg TTACTTGTAGGTTCTGACGATTATGAAATTAGAGAATTTAAAGatgatataattgtaaatgaaatatcTGAAACTTCATCCATTTGttcattaattagtttttcgaTTGGAAGATTTGCATATGCATTAGATAATGGAACTGTTGGTGTATACGATAAATTTCGGCGTGTTTGGAGAgttaag tcaaaAAGTTCAGTGAATTTCCtcgaaaaatatgatttagatGGAGATGGAAAAGAAGAATTAATAACTGGATGGTCCAATGGAAAAATAGATGCACGCAACTCTATAACTGGAGAAGTAATTTTCAGAGACGTGTTATCTAATAGCATTGCTGGTGTAGTTGTTGGAGATTATATAAGAGCCGGGAAATGCCAATTGATAGTAGTTTCGATTACTGGCGAAG TTCGAGGATACGATAATACAAGTTTAAAGGTAGAGTCCGGTGTTCAAACAAATGTTATTCATGATCTTTTGCAAAAAAGACAAATACTCATGTcagaattaaataactatactaaAGCATCTAATGAAGGTCAGGGAATTCCA GGAGACACTCGGCTCATTACTGAAATATCGGTTTCAGAAAAAACTATC GAACCGTGCGTATTACTTACGTTGTCAACTAACaattcaatgattttaaaagCAGTCACAATATTTGCCGAAGGTATTTTTGAAGATGAAACCCATGTCGTACATCCTGATAGAGAATGTACTTCATCTGAATTGAAAATTGCTTTATTACCTCCGAAAGATATACTCCTGGACATTCATATTCGA gcTTTTGTTGGATCATGCGTGGATAATGATCAATTTCACGTTTTTGAACTTACCCGACAATTACCAaaattttcaatgtatttattagtttctTTTCCAGAAATTGAAGATATTCCCGAAAGTTTTGTCAAATTTCGTTTAGTTGAAAGAGTTCAAAga ctGGATTTATGGCtaagtcaaaattttattgTGCCTCAAAAAACTCCTGTTAAAACCAATGGTCAAGACTTTTGGAAAGTAGCAATAAGTTCGTTAAGAGATTCTTCTCTTACATGTGTGACATTTGAAAAAGAAGTGATGTCGATATACTCAGTGAATTTAAGCCTTACAGCCGATATTGTACAAACTCTAGCATCATATCTTAACCTCGATCAAATTGAT tctaTAGCAGAATTTCCCAAAGTTCTCGATGATTTATGGGAAAGTATACAAAGTGTTAAGACTCTCCAGCAAAATgcagttaaattaaatgcttCAATAGCCGATAGTTCAACTTTGTTGAAAAATCTTATTGTTCAAGCAGAAGACTTTCGACTTTTAGATGACAC GTCTAATATGGAAAAATGTCTGAACGATATATTTCATATCGATAAACAAATGATTCAAAATCATCAAGTTACATGTGAAAATCATGATCAATTATTAGTtacactgaaaaaaataaataatattatacagaatgcTTCTCGACTTAGAG taaacaatAACAGAACAGATACAATAACTTCTTATCGACAAGCTGTGGCTTCAGAAAATAtgacagttttaaaaaaattaatagaaactggaaataaataa
- the LOC114120488 gene encoding uncharacterized protein LOC114120488 isoform X2 — MDIDRRSLIVNLYDINAFKFGSFQLKSGELSKYYLDIRVIVSYPKILDLEKSNLNVSNVIVLVDRQQGGMRRLSERGLKIKSLFNITEIVTILKEAGKISDEVYQSVLDYVISNQIQPVKECEKPLRIKLEFKERAGLLETSKIAQKIFNVSLEKKSNLCVAVDVDTADKLLDIAEKVAPHICILKTHIDAINGVTDATINTLQHLAKKYNFLIMEDRKMADIGNTVKLQYKKLVQWADLVTVHSVSGGMMLKGIHEVIKENAGLLDSRGVFIVAELSCNGNLISEQYIKETVKIAEEYKDIVAGLVCQSYDIISSPSLLQLTPGVNIKNSNDNLGQQYQSPSDIILTKGADIAVVGRGIYQDSNPAEAAKVYKESLWNTYLERVSNS, encoded by the exons aTGGATATCGATCGTCGTTCTTTAATTGTTAATCTTTATGATATAAACGCATTTAAATTTGGctcttttcaattaaaatctggtgaattgtcaaaatattatttggataTAAGAGTCATTGTGTCGTACCCAAAAATCCTA gatttggaaaaaagcaatttaaatgtatcaaatgttattgttttagtaGATAGGCAACAAGGAGGCATGCGGCGTTTAAGTGAAAGAGGACTAAAGATCAAAAGTTTGTTCAACATTAcagaa attGTAACAATACTTAAAGAAGCAGGAAAAATAAGTGATGAAGTATATCAAAGTGTTTTAGATTATGTCATAAGTAATCAAATTCAACCTGTAAAAGAATgtg aaaaaccaTTAAGAATAAAACTAGAATTTAAAGAAAGAGCTGGATTATTAGAAACTTCTAAAATAGCTCAGAAAATCTTTAATGTAAGCTTAGAAAAGAAAAGTAACTTATGTGTAGCAGTTGATGTTGATACTGCTGACAAACTTTTAGATATTGCTGAAAAAGTAGCACcgcatatttgtattttaaaaactcataTTGATGCCATTAATGGTGTCACAGATGCTACTATCAATACTTTACAACACTTGGCCAAAAAGTACAACTTCCTTATAATGGaagatag aAAAATGGCAGATATTGGTAATACTGTTAAATTGCAGTACAAAAAATTAGTGCAATGGGCAGATCTAGTAACAGTGCATAGTGTTTCTGGTGGCATGATGTTAAAAGGCATTCATGAGGTGATAAAAGAAAATGCAGGTTTATTAGATAGCCGGGGTGTGTTTATTGTTGCTGAATTAAGTTGCAATGGAAATTTAATATCGGAACAATACATCAAAG AAACTGTGAAGATTGCTGAAGAGTATAAAGATATTGTGGCTGGTCTAGTGTGCCAATCATATGACATTATTTCATCACCAAGCTTACTTCAACTTACACCtggtgtaaatattaaaaattccaatgaTAATCTTGGCCAACAATATCAAAGTCctagtgatattattttaactaaaggAGCTGATATTGCAGTAGTAGGTAGAGGTATTTATCAAGATAGTAATCCTGCTGAAGCAGCCAAAGTATACAAAGAATCATTGTGGAATACTTATTTAGAACGTGTATCAAATTCTTga
- the LOC114120488 gene encoding uridine 5'-monophosphate synthase isoform X1, with amino-acid sequence MDIDRRSLIVNLYDINAFKFGSFQLKSGELSKYYLDIRVIVSYPKILKQVCTLVSTIILKDDADSKNQVRLCGVPYTALPIATVVSIDTNLPMLIRRKEQKTYGTKKLIDGEYSCGDDVIVIEDVITSGASILETVTDLEKSNLNVSNVIVLVDRQQGGMRRLSERGLKIKSLFNITEIVTILKEAGKISDEVYQSVLDYVISNQIQPVKECEKPLRIKLEFKERAGLLETSKIAQKIFNVSLEKKSNLCVAVDVDTADKLLDIAEKVAPHICILKTHIDAINGVTDATINTLQHLAKKYNFLIMEDRKMADIGNTVKLQYKKLVQWADLVTVHSVSGGMMLKGIHEVIKENAGLLDSRGVFIVAELSCNGNLISEQYIKETVKIAEEYKDIVAGLVCQSYDIISSPSLLQLTPGVNIKNSNDNLGQQYQSPSDIILTKGADIAVVGRGIYQDSNPAEAAKVYKESLWNTYLERVSNS; translated from the exons aTGGATATCGATCGTCGTTCTTTAATTGTTAATCTTTATGATATAAACGCATTTAAATTTGGctcttttcaattaaaatctggtgaattgtcaaaatattatttggataTAAGAGTCATTGTGTCGTACCCAAAAATCCTA AAACAAGTTTGTACACTAGTATCAACTATCATCCTCAAAGATGATGCAGACTCTAAAAATCAAGTTCGTTTATGTGGTGTGCCTTATACAGCTTTACCTATAGCTACTGTAGTATCTATAGATACCAATTTACCAATGTTAATTCGCAGAAAAGAACAAAAAACATatggtacaaaaaaattaattgatggtGAATATTCTTGTGGTGATGATGTAATTGTCATTGAAGATGTAATTACGAGTGGTGCTAGTATATTAGAAACAGTAACT gatttggaaaaaagcaatttaaatgtatcaaatgttattgttttagtaGATAGGCAACAAGGAGGCATGCGGCGTTTAAGTGAAAGAGGACTAAAGATCAAAAGTTTGTTCAACATTAcagaa attGTAACAATACTTAAAGAAGCAGGAAAAATAAGTGATGAAGTATATCAAAGTGTTTTAGATTATGTCATAAGTAATCAAATTCAACCTGTAAAAGAATgtg aaaaaccaTTAAGAATAAAACTAGAATTTAAAGAAAGAGCTGGATTATTAGAAACTTCTAAAATAGCTCAGAAAATCTTTAATGTAAGCTTAGAAAAGAAAAGTAACTTATGTGTAGCAGTTGATGTTGATACTGCTGACAAACTTTTAGATATTGCTGAAAAAGTAGCACcgcatatttgtattttaaaaactcataTTGATGCCATTAATGGTGTCACAGATGCTACTATCAATACTTTACAACACTTGGCCAAAAAGTACAACTTCCTTATAATGGaagatag aAAAATGGCAGATATTGGTAATACTGTTAAATTGCAGTACAAAAAATTAGTGCAATGGGCAGATCTAGTAACAGTGCATAGTGTTTCTGGTGGCATGATGTTAAAAGGCATTCATGAGGTGATAAAAGAAAATGCAGGTTTATTAGATAGCCGGGGTGTGTTTATTGTTGCTGAATTAAGTTGCAATGGAAATTTAATATCGGAACAATACATCAAAG AAACTGTGAAGATTGCTGAAGAGTATAAAGATATTGTGGCTGGTCTAGTGTGCCAATCATATGACATTATTTCATCACCAAGCTTACTTCAACTTACACCtggtgtaaatattaaaaattccaatgaTAATCTTGGCCAACAATATCAAAGTCctagtgatattattttaactaaaggAGCTGATATTGCAGTAGTAGGTAGAGGTATTTATCAAGATAGTAATCCTGCTGAAGCAGCCAAAGTATACAAAGAATCATTGTGGAATACTTATTTAGAACGTGTATCAAATTCTTga